From Haloarcula rubripromontorii:
TACTCCTCGGGTCGCTCGACGACGAACGACTCGCCGCGGACGTCAAGCACCGGGAAGACGAGGTGTTCGAGGTACTCCAGCACGCCGTTCTCCTCGACCTCGCCGGCCGGACAGTACGCCTGTCCGATCTTCTCGTCGACCTCGTCGGGGCTGTCGGTGAGGTTGACCTTCGAGGCCTCGTCGGAGGCGCTCATCTTGCCACCGGAGAGGCCCGACAGGAGCGGCGCGAACAGGCAGATCGGCGACTCGCCGCCGTGGTCCGGCAGAATCTCGCGCGAGAGCATGTAGATGCCGCGCTGGTCGACGCCGCCGTAGGCGATGTCGGCGTCCAGCGCCTTCACGTCAAGCGTCTGCATCAGCGGATAGATGAGTCCGCCGAGGTTCGGGCTCTCTGACTCGCGGACGACCTCGCTGGCCGCGCGCTGCGTGCGAGAGATGGTCGTCTCGGCGGCCATCCGGTACATCTCCAGCGTGTACTCCTCGTCGAGCTGGAAGTCGGTCCCGCGGACGAACTCCACGTCCTCGGGGTCCGCGCCGGCCGCCTCGATCATGCCCTCGATGGCCGTTTCGTAGTAGGCCGAGCGGGCATCCAGCAGGTCGAAGGGCGATTTGTTGTCGTCGAGGTGGGCGTGCAGGTCCGCGATGAGGACCGTCACGTCGACGCCGGCCCGCAGGAAGTCCGCGAGCTTTCGCATCGTCGTGAAGTGACCGATGTGCATCTCGCCGGTCGGCGCGTAGCCGATGTACGCCGACGGGTCGCTCTCTTCGAACAGCGTCCGCAGTTCGTCCTCGGTGACGACTTCTGTGGTGTGTCGTGTCACCAGATCGAGTCGCTCGGCGGTATCCATACCGCAGTGTGGCCGGTCCGGCGATTAAAACGTTCCTGTCCGGTGTGACGCGCTGTCGAGGTGGGGCGTACTGTTTTACCACAGCGGGGCACAATCGGCGATAGATGTCCCTCCTGTTCGACCACGTCATCGGGTCGTTCGACCTCGACGACGCGTCGTTGTGTGCCGTCACCGACGCCACTCTCGACGACAGCGGCGATGTCGTCCCCGCGCGGCCCGTCGCCGAGTTTGCGGCCCACCACGACAAACTCGCCCATCCCGCGGAAGACTGGGTCTGTATCCCATTGCACGAACCAGACTCGGCGCGACCAACGGGAGAGTACGTCGCCGTCACTGACCATTCGCTACACGGAGAGATTTTCATCTTCGAGCGCGACGGCGAGCGGGATTTCATCGACGCGGACGCATTCGGAGCCACGGGACTGGCCGACCGGATCCGCTTCTGGCACTCCGACTACGTCCCGGAAACGTACCCACCCTCCTACGACTCACCGATAGACGACAGCGAACCGCCCCGAAATCCGATCCCGTCGGCAGAACTGATTGACGGCTTGCGGTCTCACGTCGAGCGCGAACGTGAGGCGACTCGCCAGCAAAACCGAGAGCGCGCACAGCGGCGCTCACCTGACGAGGTGTACAGGGTCGGTGGCGATGCAGTGCCCGAACTGCATGCGCGCGGTCGAGATGACGGAGCGTATCGGTTTCGCGTCGACCCACCCGCTGACATCGCCGCCGAGCGGGACGGTGACTGGGCGTTTGTCGTCGAATCCGTGTTCGGCATCCACGAGGGGAACGAGGTGCTGATACACGCCGATAGGGAGGGCGGACGCGGCGACGGCCCGTTCCCGGCCCCGGCGACAGTCGAGCGCATCCGCGGGCGTTCGGTGTGGCTCGCGGTGGACTGGGGCGAGGTCGACGGGGCGACAACACTCGAAAGCGCACTCACCGACGGTGACGCCACCTACGGGCTCACGGCGCTGCTCAATCCCGTTCCGTTCGACCGCGAACGGGAGGCGATTGCGGCGCTGGCCGACCACCGCTTCCGAGACGTACTCGCCGGCGACCGGCCGATAACCTTCTCGAACGGGGCGGCCGCCCGGAGCGACCAGTTCGACGGGGAACTGAATCAGGAGCAGCAACTGGCCGTCGAGCATGCGCTGTTGGCCGACGACCTGTTCTGTATTCACGGCCCACCGGGGACAGGGAAGACGCGAACGCTCGTCGAAATCGTCCGACGGGCCGCACAGGCCGGTGAGGATGTGCTGGTGTGTGCGGACTCGAATCAGGCCGTCGACAACCTCGTGGCGGGGTCGTCGACGGGGGACGCGGCAGACCCGCAGTCACTGCACGCCTACGGCCAGCACGGCGACGGTGACTACACGCTCAACCGCGTGAACGCGAGCCAGTCGGCAAACGAGGTCGTACGGCGGGCCTACGGGGATGTGGCCGAGCGGGCCGATGTGGTGGCGGTGACGAACAACAGCGCCGCCACGCTCGCCCGGGAGTTCGACCTGGTGGTCCTCGACGAAGCGACGCAGTCCACCTGCGCAGCGTCGTGTATCCCGCTGGTCAGGGCCGACCGCGCCGTCCTCGCCGGCGACCACCGACAGCTCCCGCCCTACAGCGCCAGCGACGAACCGCCGGCGTCGAGTTACGGCCACTCGCTGTTCGAGCATCTCTACGCCGACGGCGGCGTCTACGAGGGTGTCGGCCTCCAGCTCCAGACCCAGTACCGGATGCACCGGGACATCGCGTACTTCCCGAACCGTCGGTTCTACGACCGGACGCTACGGAACGGGCGCGCCGTCGACCCACTTCCCGACCGCCCAGCGATAGAGGGGTACAACGTCGGCGGGCGCGTCGAGACGGTCGGTCATTCCAAGGCGAACCCCACCGAAGCCCGCCTCGTCGCGCATCTCGTTCAGGACCTGCTGTCGGACGTGCCCGCCGAGGAAATCGGTGTCATCACGCCGTACAGCGCGCAGGTGTCACGCGTCCGGGAGATGCTCGCAGAGCGAACCGACGCCGGAGACAGGGTGACTGTCGACACCATCGACTCGTTTCAGGGCGGCGAACGGACGGCCATCGTCCTCTCGCTCGTCCGGAGTAACGCCGACGGAACCGTCGGGTTCCTCGGGCGGCCGGTCGATGGCCCCCGACGCCTGAACGTCGCGCTCACGCGAGCGAAGCGGTACTGCGCTGTCGTCGCCGACTGGCACACACTCCGGTACGACGCCGACGGGAAGTGTGGGGACCTCTACAGCGACTTCTACCAGTTCGTCTCGAACACCGACCGCCTGAACGACGTGGACCCCGAGTTCATTCCAGTGTAGCCGGCCAGCGACCGCCCGACTGCGATGGGTCCAAATACGTCCGACACAACTGTCTCATATGTACACGGGGAAGACGGAGAAGGCCTGCTGTCTGTGCGGGAATCCCGACACTGAGACCCGTCTCGATCTGCCGCCGCGGGCGGTCCCGTTGCTCAAGCACGCCGACCCAATCGCCTGGCAGGACATCGTCGGCGAGGTGTCTATCTACTTCTGTGGCTCCGACTGGGAAACGGTGCGGGACCTCGTGTTAGAGACCGGAATGAGCCCGCTGTCCCGGTGTAACGCCGCCCGCGCTTCCTTCGACCTCCGTGAGGATTTCGAGGCACTGCTGAATGACATCCGAGACGAACCGGACCACACGGAGATCGAAGCCGAAATGCGCGCTGAGGCCGCGGAGACGCTGGCGAACCGCGACGACCCGTACGTCGAGGAGCGGGATCTCGTGGAGGCCCGTGTTATCGAATGGGTGTTCGAAGACACCGAGCGCGAGTAACCCGGCGAAGGCAGCGGCATGGCCCCGTATCCAAACTGTTTTGACCACCCGTAGCCGTGTGTCAACCGATGACTGTACGCGTAGGTGTGCTCGGTGCGACTGGCGCGGTCGGGCAGCGACTTATCCAACTGCTTGACCCCCACCCCGAGTTCGAGATTGCAGCACTGACCGCCAGCGACGCGAGCGCTGGCGAGACATACAAAGACGCCGCCAAGTGGCGCGTCAACTCCCCGATTCCAGAGGACGTGGCCGGGTTAGAAGTCCGCGCTACCGATCCGGATTCGGTGCCCGACGACGTTGATCTCATCTTCTCCTCGCTCCCGTCGAGCGTCGGCGCGGAGGTCGAACCGGAGTTCTGTGAGGCCGGCTACACAGTCTCGTCGAACTCTTCGAACGCCCGAATGGACGAGGATGTGCCGCTCATCATCCCCGAGGTTAACGCCGACCACGTCGACCTGCTTGAAGTCCAGCGCGACGAGCGCGGCTGGGACGGCGCACTCCTGAAGAACCCGAACTGCTCGACAATTACGATGGTGCCGCCGCTCGCTGGCCTCGACCGCGAGTTCGACCTGACCGACGTGCGCGTCTCGACCCTGCAGGCCGTCTCCGGGGCGGGCTACTCTGGCGTCACATCGATGGAGATTATCGACAACGCCATCCCGCACATCGGCGGCGAAGAGCAGAAGATGGAGACCGAATCGCGCAAGCTGCTTGGCTCGTTCGACGGCGCGGAGGTCCACCTCAACGAGATGGACGTGGCCGCCTCCTGCAACCGCATCCCGACGCTCGACGGCCACCTCGAAAACGTCTGGGCCGACACCGCTGAAGACATCTCCGCGGCCGACGCCGAGGCCGCGATGGAGGCAGTGACTGGTATCGACCTCCCGTCTTCGCCAGAAAAGCTCATCACAGTGTTCGAAGAACCAGACCGCCCACAGCCCCGCCTCGACCGCAACGTCGAGGACGGCATGGGCGTCGCAGTCGGCGGGTTCCGCGAGACGACCGACGGCGTCCAGTTCAACTGCCTCGCGCACAACACCATGCGCGGTGCTGCCGGCGCAAGTGTGCTGAACGGCGAGTTGCTGAACAAACGCGGGTATCTGTAAGGCTGCGGCGTTTCGGCTCCGGATAGCGCTCAGAGCGCGATCTGGTTTCTGAGCCCGTCCCACTCGCCGGTCCGCTCGGCCTGCCGAACGTTTTCCGCCACGATATCGGCCAGTCGCTCGTAGTAGCTCGGCGTGTGGCCGGCGTTGTGTGGCGTGATAAGGACGTTCTCGAAGTCCCATAGCGGGTGGTCGCTGGGCAGCGGTTCGGGGTCGGTCACGTCCAGTGCCGCGCCGCCGATGTGGTTGCGCTGGAGCGCACTGACCAGTGCGTCGGTATCGACAACGGGGCCGCGGGCCACGTTAGTGAGTACCGCATCGGGGTGCATCGTCCGGAGTACCTCCTCGTCGATGAGGTGGCGGGTCGCGTCGGTGAGCGGGCAGGCGAGCCCGACGTACTTTGTGTCGGCGACCGCCTCGTGGATCTCGTCGAAGCCGTACACCTCGTCGGTCGGGCCGCCTTTCTCCGGCGAGTAGCGGACGCCGACGGTCTCCACGTCAAACCCGGCGAGCCGGTCGACGATGGCCTGCCCGATTTCACCGAGGCCGACAACGCAGACGCGGCTGCCAGCGAAGTCGTCGGTGTGGAACGACTGCCAGACGCCCTCGCGCTGGTGGCGACGAGCGGTGAAGAAGCCGCGGGCGAAGGCGAGCCACGAGCCGACAACGTTCTCGGCGACGTTCGGGCCGTGGACCCCGGACGCCGTCGTCAGGGCGATGTCGCGGTCTGCCAGTTCCGACAGCGGAAGGTGGTCGTATCCAGCGTATGTCCCTGCAAACAGTTCCAGGGCGTCGGCCGCATCGACCAGTTCCGGCGAGACATCATTGCCGGTCAGGACTGTCGCCTCCGTAATCAGACCGCGCTCGGCTGCTGGTGTCTCCGCGACGGCGATGTCCCACTCGGGCAGTCGGTCGCGGAGCGCTGTCGCGTACTGGTCGACCGGCATCCCGTGAACGTCGTACTGCATCACGACGATGTCTGCCATCGAACCCCTCCTGTGACGTACGGACCCATACCGTCTGTTCCACCCGCGCCCCTCAAAACGATGCCGGCAGACCGCTGGTCGCACGCCGAAACTAGTGTTGGTATT
This genomic window contains:
- a CDS encoding tyrosine--tRNA ligase, with the protein product MDTAERLDLVTRHTTEVVTEDELRTLFEESDPSAYIGYAPTGEMHIGHFTTMRKLADFLRAGVDVTVLIADLHAHLDDNKSPFDLLDARSAYYETAIEGMIEAAGADPEDVEFVRGTDFQLDEEYTLEMYRMAAETTISRTQRAASEVVRESESPNLGGLIYPLMQTLDVKALDADIAYGGVDQRGIYMLSREILPDHGGESPICLFAPLLSGLSGGKMSASDEASKVNLTDSPDEVDEKIGQAYCPAGEVEENGVLEYLEHLVFPVLDVRGESFVVERPEEYGGDLTYDSYDEVEADFVSGELHPADLKPSAASAISDVIDPVRERLADEDELLAEAYPETYGAE
- a CDS encoding D-2-hydroxyacid dehydrogenase yields the protein MADIVVMQYDVHGMPVDQYATALRDRLPEWDIAVAETPAAERGLITEATVLTGNDVSPELVDAADALELFAGTYAGYDHLPLSELADRDIALTTASGVHGPNVAENVVGSWLAFARGFFTARRHQREGVWQSFHTDDFAGSRVCVVGLGEIGQAIVDRLAGFDVETVGVRYSPEKGGPTDEVYGFDEIHEAVADTKYVGLACPLTDATRHLIDEEVLRTMHPDAVLTNVARGPVVDTDALVSALQRNHIGGAALDVTDPEPLPSDHPLWDFENVLITPHNAGHTPSYYERLADIVAENVRQAERTGEWDGLRNQIAL
- the asd gene encoding aspartate-semialdehyde dehydrogenase, translated to MTVRVGVLGATGAVGQRLIQLLDPHPEFEIAALTASDASAGETYKDAAKWRVNSPIPEDVAGLEVRATDPDSVPDDVDLIFSSLPSSVGAEVEPEFCEAGYTVSSNSSNARMDEDVPLIIPEVNADHVDLLEVQRDERGWDGALLKNPNCSTITMVPPLAGLDREFDLTDVRVSTLQAVSGAGYSGVTSMEIIDNAIPHIGGEEQKMETESRKLLGSFDGAEVHLNEMDVAASCNRIPTLDGHLENVWADTAEDISAADAEAAMEAVTGIDLPSSPEKLITVFEEPDRPQPRLDRNVEDGMGVAVGGFRETTDGVQFNCLAHNTMRGAAGASVLNGELLNKRGYL
- a CDS encoding AAA domain-containing protein, with the protein product MSLLFDHVIGSFDLDDASLCAVTDATLDDSGDVVPARPVAEFAAHHDKLAHPAEDWVCIPLHEPDSARPTGEYVAVTDHSLHGEIFIFERDGERDFIDADAFGATGLADRIRFWHSDYVPETYPPSYDSPIDDSEPPRNPIPSAELIDGLRSHVEREREATRQQNRERAQRRSPDEVYRVGGDAVPELHARGRDDGAYRFRVDPPADIAAERDGDWAFVVESVFGIHEGNEVLIHADREGGRGDGPFPAPATVERIRGRSVWLAVDWGEVDGATTLESALTDGDATYGLTALLNPVPFDREREAIAALADHRFRDVLAGDRPITFSNGAAARSDQFDGELNQEQQLAVEHALLADDLFCIHGPPGTGKTRTLVEIVRRAAQAGEDVLVCADSNQAVDNLVAGSSTGDAADPQSLHAYGQHGDGDYTLNRVNASQSANEVVRRAYGDVAERADVVAVTNNSAATLAREFDLVVLDEATQSTCAASCIPLVRADRAVLAGDHRQLPPYSASDEPPASSYGHSLFEHLYADGGVYEGVGLQLQTQYRMHRDIAYFPNRRFYDRTLRNGRAVDPLPDRPAIEGYNVGGRVETVGHSKANPTEARLVAHLVQDLLSDVPAEEIGVITPYSAQVSRVREMLAERTDAGDRVTVDTIDSFQGGERTAIVLSLVRSNADGTVGFLGRPVDGPRRLNVALTRAKRYCAVVADWHTLRYDADGKCGDLYSDFYQFVSNTDRLNDVDPEFIPV